Proteins co-encoded in one Bacillus infantis NRRL B-14911 genomic window:
- the pheT gene encoding phenylalanine--tRNA ligase subunit beta → MLVSYKWLQEYVDLSGISAAQLAEKITKSGIEVEGIEILNEGIKGVVVGHVLEREQHPNADKLNKCLVDTGGEAPVQIICGAPNVDKGQKVAVATVGAVLPGNFKIKRAKLRGEESNGMICSLQELGIESKLVAKEFSEGIFVFPNDVEVGEDALEMLNRDDHILELGLTPNRADCLSMLGVAYEVAAILGREVKLPSPQAAESAEKASDYITVNVEAKEDNPLYVAKIIKNVKVGPSPLWMQTRLMAEGIRPHNNVVDITNYVLLEYGQPLHAFDYGRLGSKEILVRRANEGETIVTLDDAERKLSAEHLVITNGSEPVALAGVMGGANSEVQSDTTTVLLESAYFTAGTIRKASKDHGLRSEASTRYEKGVDPNRVRAAAERAAELMEKYASGEVLEGSVEADSLTIEPAVISISLEKINRVLGTELAMAEVEDIFARLQFEASADNGSITVTVPSRRGDITIEEDLIEEVARLYGYDNLPVTLPSGESTPGSLTEYQKKRRIVRRYLEGAGLYQAVTYALTSEKKAGQYALESREPIKLAMPMSEDRSILRQSIVPQLLEVLKYNTARQNDSLAVYETGSVFLSNGSESLPEEREHLAAAVTGLWHSHPWQGEKKPVDFFVLKGIVEGLFARLGLEGKVEYQRASVDGMHPGRTAEIILSGKKIGFIGGVHPTVEKDLDLKETYVFELSLKDVLGEETAPLQYQAIPRYPSITRDIALVIDSGKEAGELERIIKEAGGSLLKEVAVFDLYEGDRMEAGKKSLAFSLKYFDPEKTLTDEDIAKAHDKVLEAVKEKAGAVLRG, encoded by the coding sequence ATGTTGGTTTCATATAAATGGCTGCAGGAGTATGTAGATTTATCCGGCATCTCCGCAGCACAATTGGCAGAAAAGATTACTAAGAGCGGAATAGAAGTAGAAGGAATCGAAATATTGAACGAAGGCATCAAAGGTGTAGTTGTCGGCCATGTGCTGGAACGCGAGCAGCACCCGAATGCCGACAAGCTGAATAAATGCCTGGTTGATACAGGAGGAGAAGCGCCGGTGCAGATTATCTGCGGCGCGCCTAATGTGGATAAAGGGCAGAAGGTTGCCGTTGCAACAGTCGGCGCTGTCCTGCCGGGCAACTTCAAGATCAAGCGTGCAAAGCTGCGCGGCGAAGAATCCAACGGCATGATCTGCTCTCTTCAGGAGCTTGGAATCGAGAGCAAGCTTGTGGCCAAGGAATTCTCTGAAGGCATCTTTGTTTTCCCGAATGACGTGGAAGTGGGCGAGGATGCGCTTGAAATGCTCAACAGGGATGATCATATCCTGGAACTTGGACTCACCCCGAACCGTGCAGATTGCCTGAGCATGCTCGGCGTAGCTTATGAGGTTGCAGCCATTCTGGGAAGAGAAGTGAAGCTTCCATCCCCGCAGGCAGCCGAATCAGCTGAAAAAGCTTCTGACTATATCACTGTAAATGTAGAAGCCAAGGAAGACAACCCGCTTTATGTGGCAAAGATAATCAAAAACGTGAAAGTCGGCCCTTCGCCTCTATGGATGCAGACGAGGCTGATGGCTGAGGGCATCAGGCCGCATAATAATGTGGTTGATATCACGAACTATGTCCTGCTTGAATACGGTCAGCCGCTCCATGCTTTTGACTATGGGCGCCTTGGCTCCAAAGAAATCCTTGTACGCCGTGCGAATGAAGGTGAAACCATTGTCACGCTGGATGATGCAGAAAGGAAGCTTTCAGCAGAGCATCTTGTCATTACGAATGGAAGTGAGCCTGTAGCGCTTGCAGGTGTAATGGGCGGCGCAAACTCCGAGGTGCAGTCAGATACAACGACAGTCCTTCTTGAATCTGCGTATTTCACAGCGGGAACGATCCGCAAAGCGTCGAAAGACCACGGCCTGAGAAGCGAAGCCAGCACCCGCTACGAGAAGGGTGTAGACCCTAACCGTGTCCGTGCTGCTGCAGAAAGAGCAGCTGAACTGATGGAAAAGTATGCTTCAGGTGAAGTTCTTGAAGGATCAGTTGAAGCTGATTCGCTCACAATCGAGCCTGCAGTCATCTCCATTTCCCTGGAAAAGATCAACAGGGTCCTCGGAACTGAACTGGCGATGGCAGAGGTGGAAGATATCTTCGCCCGCCTTCAGTTTGAGGCATCTGCAGACAATGGTTCCATTACCGTAACAGTCCCAAGCCGCCGCGGTGATATCACAATCGAGGAAGACCTGATTGAAGAAGTGGCAAGATTGTATGGGTATGATAACCTGCCTGTCACATTGCCTTCCGGGGAATCGACTCCAGGAAGCCTGACGGAGTATCAAAAGAAACGCCGCATCGTCCGCCGCTATCTTGAAGGTGCCGGGTTATACCAGGCAGTGACCTATGCTTTGACCAGCGAAAAGAAAGCAGGTCAATATGCCCTTGAAAGCCGCGAACCGATCAAGCTGGCGATGCCGATGAGCGAAGACCGCAGCATCCTTCGCCAAAGCATTGTTCCGCAGCTGCTCGAGGTATTGAAATACAACACAGCCCGCCAGAATGACAGCCTTGCCGTATATGAGACAGGTTCCGTATTCCTGTCCAATGGCAGTGAGAGCCTCCCGGAGGAGCGTGAGCATCTTGCAGCGGCAGTCACAGGTCTTTGGCACTCCCACCCATGGCAGGGAGAGAAAAAGCCGGTCGATTTCTTTGTGTTAAAAGGAATTGTGGAAGGCTTATTTGCCCGCCTTGGCCTTGAAGGGAAAGTTGAATACCAGCGTGCCTCAGTTGACGGCATGCACCCGGGAAGAACAGCTGAAATTATTCTTTCCGGCAAAAAAATCGGTTTTATCGGGGGAGTCCATCCAACAGTCGAGAAGGATCTTGACCTGAAGGAAACCTATGTATTTGAGCTTTCCCTCAAGGATGTGCTTGGAGAGGAAACCGCTCCGCTTCAATATCAAGCCATTCCGCGCTATCCGTCAATCACAAGGGATATCGCCCTTGTGATTGATTCTGGAAAAGAAGCAGGAGAGCTGGAGCGCATCATCAAGGAAGCTGGCGGAAGCCTTCTGAAGGAAGTCGCAGTGTTCGATCTATATGAAGGAGACAGGATGGAGGCTGGCAAAAAATCGCTTGCATTCTCCCTGAAATATTTTGATCCGGAGAAAACACTGACAGATGAAGATATCGCCAAAGCTCATGATAAAGTGCTTGAAGCAGTAAAAGAAAAAGCCGGAGCAGTATTGCGAGGTTAA